One Candidatus Bathyarchaeota archaeon DNA segment encodes these proteins:
- a CDS encoding metallophosphoesterase family protein, whose translation MNMIKGESFRLTIGLILAAFVVFAPLFCEESIAEKLDLPIHIHLTWQYNNMSSTITVTWQTRDSDSGNTVAYDNVSRNSAPSLYRYSVIGTNHTYPGASGGIHDVELSGLKPNSTYYFVCGGEKGGYSDERSFRTAPIHSSHLRFVVGGDSRTNWSQRDNISRGMSKFNPSFVLFSGDLVTSGYNQTMWDSFFEGLHSYWIGSNSLTIPIIPCLGNHEQNATNYYEQFALPGNEQWYSLNWGKYVHITVLNSEADPSSAQLDWLENDLASHGNYAWKFVLFHQPPFSSGKHDSWTEGQEYWCPLFDKYHVDIVFAGHDHNYERSKPINYTASKTSPQDTYSKGTMYIISGGWGAPLYSNGSNWWTDYSSSIHHFVLVDIFTNGTLNLYAKDVSGSTFDEVIQKVPVIPEFPWNNILPILVVATLLAIVRKKLSSFYRGQTYSKYN comes from the coding sequence ATGAACATGATTAAAGGGGAAAGCTTTCGTCTAACAATTGGCTTGATACTAGCTGCATTTGTAGTATTTGCGCCTTTGTTCTGCGAGGAAAGTATTGCTGAAAAGCTAGACTTGCCGATCCATATACATTTGACTTGGCAATACAACAACATGTCTAGCACGATAACCGTAACTTGGCAAACTAGAGATTCAGACTCGGGGAACACAGTCGCTTATGACAACGTTTCGCGGAATAGTGCCCCTTCACTTTACCGATATTCGGTTATAGGAACAAATCACACATATCCCGGGGCTTCAGGCGGCATACATGACGTGGAACTGTCAGGTTTGAAACCGAATTCAACATATTATTTCGTTTGCGGAGGAGAAAAAGGGGGATACAGCGATGAACGAAGTTTCCGAACAGCGCCAATCCACTCTTCCCACCTAAGGTTTGTAGTCGGTGGGGATTCCAGAACCAACTGGTCACAACGTGACAACATATCTAGGGGTATGAGCAAGTTTAATCCAAGTTTTGTGCTATTTAGCGGAGACCTCGTGACTTCTGGCTACAACCAAACCATGTGGGACAGTTTTTTCGAAGGTTTACATTCATATTGGATTGGAAGCAACAGTTTGACTATACCCATCATACCATGTCTCGGAAATCACGAACAGAACGCCACCAATTATTATGAACAGTTTGCTCTGCCTGGTAACGAGCAGTGGTACTCACTCAATTGGGGAAAATATGTGCATATAACCGTCCTAAACAGTGAGGCTGACCCATCAAGTGCACAACTTGACTGGTTAGAAAATGACCTAGCATCTCATGGAAACTATGCTTGGAAGTTTGTCCTATTTCATCAACCACCGTTCTCTTCTGGCAAGCACGATTCCTGGACTGAAGGTCAAGAATACTGGTGTCCTCTATTCGACAAATATCATGTTGATATTGTTTTTGCAGGGCATGACCATAATTACGAACGTTCAAAGCCAATTAACTATACAGCATCCAAAACTTCCCCACAAGACACTTACTCTAAAGGAACAATGTACATAATTTCCGGCGGCTGGGGAGCACCTTTATACTCTAACGGATCAAATTGGTGGACCGATTACTCTTCAAGTATACATCACTTCGTATTAGTAGATATTTTCACTAACGGAACGCTTAACCTCTATGCTAAAGATGTTTCTGGGTCAACATTCGATGAGGTTATTCAAAAAGTACCCGTTATACCAGAGTTTCCATGGAACAACATCCTGCCAATTTTAGTCGTGGCAACACTACTAGCAATAGTTCGGAAAAAACTGAGTTCTTTTTATAGAGGCCAAACATATTCGAAATATAATTAG
- the gcvT gene encoding glycine cleavage system aminomethyltransferase GcvT, whose product MSKQGKKTHLYNFHARNGKIISFTEFEMPVWYKGIIPEHLAVRNSVGIFDVTHMGRVIITGKDTEEFLNYVTTNNVSKLEPLSAHYSTMCNEKGGIKDDFVISRQAKDKFFMVYNAANRDKNYQWLTKQANQFNVKIEDVSDNIAMFAVQGPKAQETLQKISTGDLDEIKRFKCGWTKLSGLETFMSRTGYTGEDGFEVFIWDTPVSNPEKAVKAWNAVLEAGKEFNIEPCGLGARDTLRLEAGLCLYGNDIDENTTPLEARISFVVKLKKENFVGKEALLKQKAEGIKKKRIGLKMLEAGILRSKHEVFKDGKKIGYVTSGTFSPLLKYGIAMVYVQTEHAIEGEKVDVKIRNKQRKAEIVKPPFYDTNQYGYARKQ is encoded by the coding sequence TTGAGCAAGCAAGGAAAAAAGACTCACCTCTACAATTTTCACGCCCGAAACGGCAAAATAATCTCCTTTACAGAATTTGAAATGCCAGTCTGGTACAAAGGCATAATTCCAGAACATCTAGCTGTAAGAAACAGCGTCGGCATTTTTGACGTAACTCACATGGGAAGGGTAATAATAACTGGAAAAGACACGGAAGAATTCCTCAACTACGTAACAACAAATAATGTATCCAAGCTAGAACCGTTAAGTGCCCACTACTCAACCATGTGCAATGAAAAAGGCGGAATAAAAGACGACTTTGTCATCTCACGACAAGCAAAAGACAAGTTCTTTATGGTATATAACGCCGCCAACAGGGACAAAAACTACCAATGGCTAACAAAACAAGCAAACCAGTTCAACGTGAAAATAGAAGATGTGTCAGACAACATAGCCATGTTCGCAGTTCAAGGACCAAAAGCCCAAGAAACACTGCAGAAAATCTCCACAGGAGACTTGGACGAAATTAAACGATTCAAATGCGGATGGACAAAACTTTCAGGTCTTGAGACTTTCATGTCAAGAACAGGCTACACAGGCGAAGACGGATTCGAAGTATTCATCTGGGACACCCCTGTTTCAAACCCGGAAAAAGCAGTTAAAGCATGGAACGCCGTTCTTGAAGCAGGGAAAGAATTCAATATCGAGCCCTGCGGCTTGGGCGCTAGAGACACTTTGAGGCTAGAAGCGGGCTTGTGCCTCTATGGCAACGACATAGACGAAAACACCACACCCCTAGAGGCAAGAATAAGTTTCGTGGTGAAGCTGAAGAAAGAAAATTTCGTAGGCAAAGAAGCATTGCTCAAGCAAAAAGCTGAAGGAATAAAGAAAAAGCGCATCGGTCTAAAAATGCTTGAAGCAGGAATTCTACGCTCCAAACATGAAGTCTTCAAAGATGGAAAGAAAATAGGCTACGTAACAAGCGGAACCTTCTCGCCACTACTAAAATACGGCATTGCTATGGTCTACGTTCAAACAGAGCATGCAATTGAAGGAGAAAAAGTTGACGTAAAGATTAGAAATAAACAAAGAAAAGCTGAAATTGTCAAACCACCATTCTATGACACCAATCAATACGGTTACGCGAGAAAACAATGA